Part of the Shewanella eurypsychrophilus genome is shown below.
GGCGCAGCCCTTAAGCTTGAACAAAAATTTAAAGCCCAATATGTCGATCTGGCCAGCGAAGGCGTTGGCGGTGAAACGATCGCCTGTAGTGATGATTTTTTTGCCGAGATGGAAAACTTGATCAAGCCAGGTCGCGGGATCTTTATCGATGATAAGTTTACCGAACGCGGTAAGTGGATGGATGGCTGGGAATCTCGCCGTAGCTATGGTCGTGATAATGGCCGTGAATTCGACTGGTGTGTGATCAAGTTAGGCATAAAGGGTGTCATTCAAGGCCTGGATATCGATACCAACTATTTCCGCGGTAATGCACCAGAAGCGGTATCGGTTGAAGCATGTGTGAGTGAAGTTGAGCCTGATGCTGAAACGGTTTGGCATACAGTCCTTACCCAAACAGCTGTAGAGGCTCACAGCCAAAATATTTTTGAAATCAGCAATGATACTGCTTGGACCCATATCCGCTTTAACATGTTCCCAGATGGTGGCGTTGCACGCCTTCGCGTATACGGTGAAGCCGATGTGAATTGGGAACACTTTATTCCTGGTGAGTTAATCGATCTTGCTTACATTAAGAATGGCGGTAAAGCCCTGCTAGCCAGTGATATGTTCTTCAGTGATAAGAATAATCTGATAAGACCTGGCCGTGGTGTCAATATGGGTGATGGCTGGGAAACTAAGCGACGTCGTGACTTAGGTCCAGATTGGTCAATCGTCAAGTTGGCTTCTGAGGGCAGTATTAACAAGGTAGTTATCGATACGTGTCACTTTAAAGGCAACTTTCCCGATACCTTCTCATTAGAGGGAATGGTGTCAGACAGTGATGATTTCACCCATGGTCAACAGGAAGATAACTGGCAACCCATTATTGGACGCACAAAGTTAACAGCCCATCGTGAGCATCTTTTCATCAATGAGCTGTTAGCTACGAGCGAACAAACCTTTACCCACGTACGCCTCAATATATTCCCAGACGGCGGCATCTCTCGCATGCGTCTATTTGGTAAACGCAAAGGTTAACGGGTGCTGATATGAACTTAGAACAGTTAAATTGTTTATCAAACAGTGAAGCTACCCATGCCTTTATGCAGTGCTGCACTGCATCGAATTGGGTCAAGGCGATGGTCGATGCGCGGCCATTCGCCGATGATAAAGCATTGGCTAAAAGGGCAAACTCTGCCTGGTCTGATGCGGTTGAAGCGGATTTTATCGAGGCATTTGAAGGCCATCCGCAGATTGGTAATGTGGCGAGTCTAAGAGCAAAGTATGCAAATACTAAAGAGCTCGCCAGTGGTGAGCAAAGTTCAGTGAAGCAAGCTTCTGAGCAAGTCTTGGTCGATTTAGCCCAGGGCAATGCTGATTACCTTGAAAAATTTGGCTTTATATTTATCGTTTGTGCCACAGGTAAAAGTGCACAGCAGATGCTGGATTTGCTGCTCGCACGTTTGCCTAATGATAAGGCCACTGAACTTGCTAATGCTGCAGAAGAGCAGCGCAAGATCTTCCACCTAAGGTTAGATAAACTACTGTGAGTAATACATTATGAGTCAAATTACTACCCATGTACTGGACATCACGCGCGGCAGTCCTGCGCAAGAACTGCCTATTACACTGTCTGCTCACTCTGATGGTGCTTGGCATGAGTTAGCCTCGGGCGTCACTAATTCTGATGGACGCATTGCTGGTTTACTTGCCGATGAAGTGCAGCTTAAAGCGGGGATATATCGGATGCATTTTGATACCGGCAGTTACTTTAAGGCCAATAGCGAAAAGGGTTTTTATCCCTTTGTCGATATTGTATTTGAACTCGATGGTTCAAACAGTCATTACCATATCCCTTTGTTGCTTAGCGCATTTGGTTATTCAACCTATCGCGGCAGCTAACAGGGCTTAATCGTTTAACAGTAAAAGATGTTCCACAGGTAAAACAGCAGAATGGAAAAATTGATGACCGATAACGTACAAGTGATCAGCTCTAAGCTATTAACGCCTAGACCATTAACACAGGCGGCGTTCAGCGCCTATGGTGATGTGATTGAAGCCACCGCGGACAGTAATAACTTTGCTATTAACGATGGCCTGACTCAACGTTATCATGATTTAGCTAACGTCGATGTCAGCGATAATAATGGTCGTACCTTGATCAGTATTTTTCGCTCACAGCCGTTAGCACAACCCATTTCCATCGGCATGATGGAGCGTCACCCACAGGGTAGTCAGGCATTTATTCCTATGGGACAAAATGCCTATTTAGTGGTCGTGGCGCCTGCAGGTGAATTAGATGTCAGTCACATTGAAGTGTTTATCGCCAATTCAGATCAAGGCGTTAATTACCATAAAGGGACTTGGCATCACTTCTGTCTAGCATTAGGAGGTGAAAGCGATTTTCTCGTGGTGGACAGAGGAGGTGAGGGGGACAACTGCGACGTAGTGAAGTTAGATGGCTCACTCTTAATCACGCAAAGTTAAACCGATAATACCAATCAATATTGGTACTTCTATCATAGTTAAATAATAAAACTCAAATAATACGATGATAAAAAGGTAAATAACATGTTGAAAGTATACCGGGGAGAAATTCTGCATTTTTTGGCTGACCCTGCCAAAGTTGCTCTTGAAGAGAGTTATCAGCATATTGAAGATGGGCTGTTAATCATTGAGGATGGATTGATACAACAGGTGGGGGATGCAAGTGTATTGCTACCCACATTAGATCAGTCCATCGAAGTGATCCACTATGAAAATGGCTTAATCATGCCTGGTTTTATCGATACCCATGTGCATTACCCGCAAACAGAGATGATCGCCTCTTATGGTGAACAGTTACTCGAATGGTTAGAGAATTATACGTTCCCTTTTGAGCGCCAATTTGAAGATCTAGAGCATGGGAAAAATGTGGCTGAGTTCTTTTTAACTCAGTTATTAGACGCTGGAACAACGACTGCATTAGTGTTTGGCACGGTACACAAAGAATCGGTTGAAGCCTTCTTCACCGTGGCACAGCAGAAAAAACTGCGTATGATCTGTGGCAAAGTATTAATGGACCAAAACTGCCCTGATTACTTATCAGACACGGCGCAATCGGGATATGACGACAGCAAAGCACTGATTGAAAAGTGGCATAAAACTGATCGTTTACAATATGCCATCACGCCAAGATTTGCTCCAACTTGTTCTCCCGAACAGCTCAACAAAGCTGGCCAACTGCTAGCAGAAAACCCGAGTGTATATCTTCACACCCATATTAGTGAAAACACCGATGAAATCGCCTGGGTTAAAGAACTCTTTCCTGACAGTAAAAGCTACCTAGACGTGTATGACCAGAGCAACTTGCTCGGTCGTCGCAGTATTTTTGCCCACGGCGTCCATCTGCATGATGAGGAGTGCCAACGTCTAGGTGAAACCCAATCAGCAATCGCTTTTTGCCCAAGTTCTAATCTATTTCTAGGCAGTGGTTTATTTAACCTGCAACAAGCACAAAAGTATGATGTCAATGTCGGTTATGGCTCAGATATCGGTGCAGGTACCACCTTCTCGATGTTAAGCACCATTAATGAAGGCTATAAGACCCAGCAACTGCGTGCACAGAAATTGAGCCCATTTCAATCCTTCTTTCTGGCGACATTAGGTGGGGCAAGGGCATTAGATCTAGAAGGTACGATTGGTAATTTTACTAAAGGGGCTGAAGCCGATTTTATCGTACTCGATTATCACGCTACCCCTCTGATGGATAGACGAATGCAGCATTGTACTTGTTTGTCTGAAAAGCTATTTATTCTAAGCATGTTAGGCGATGAGCGTCATGTAAAAGCGACGCATATTATGGGTGAACGCGTGTAGGCGTTATTGCTGTAATAAATTAAAACTTAATAACTAAAACTATAAATTATAAAATTAAGGAAGATTATGGATCCCTATATTAATGAGTGGTTAAACTTAATCATTCGCTTCGCTCACGTGATCACAGGTATTGCCTGGATTGGTGCATCGTTTTACTTCGTCTGGTTAGATAACCATCTCGAAAAGCCCCCTCAATGGAAAGCCGATAAAGGCATTGGTGGTGATCTCTGGGCCATTCATGGTGGTGGTTTTTATGAGGTCGCAAAATATAAGCTGGCACCACCTCAGATGCCAACCACTTTACACTGGTTTAAATGGGAAGCGTATACCACCTGGTTAACAGGTTTCCTATTGTTATCATTGATGTTTTACGTGGGCGCCGAATCCTATTTGATTGACAGGCGCATTGCAGATCTTAGCCAGGTCCAAGCGATTGCGATAGGTATTGGGGCGATTGCTGTCGGTTTTGGTAGCTACGAGATTTTGGTCCGTACTAAATTAAGAGAGCACGGCATTCTTCTGGGCATTATCTTATTGATCGTCGGTACGGCTTTATCTTACGGACTAACCCAAGTATTTAGTGCCCGTGGAGCCTACATGCATATGGGCGCCATTATCGGTACCATTATGGCGGGTAACGTGTTTTTTGGCATTATGCCTTCGCAACGCGCCTTAGTTAAAGCGGTAGAAGAGGGCACGACTCCAGATCCCATCTATGGACTAAATGCTAAAGTGCGCTCGACGCACAATACTTATACCACGCTGCCGATCATCTTCATTATGATCTCTAACCACTACCCAATGACCTATAACCACAGTGCGAACTGGCTCGTCCTTATGGGGATTATCTTAATTACCGCAGCGGTACGTCAGTACTTCGTGTTACGTCATTTTGGCAAGCATAAGCCATTGATTTTGGCCGGCAGTGCACTTGCAGCTATCGCCCTTGCTGTTGCCATTTCGCCCACCCCCACTGAATTAACCGAAGCGCAAAAGACACAAACGGTTAACCTTGAGCAAGTTAAACAGATTATTGAGCAACGTTGTAGCAGTTGTCACTCCGATGCGCCAACCGATGATGTGTTTACCATCGCGCCAGCTGGCATTGTATTTTCAGATGAAGCTAGCATAACCCAATGGGCACCGCGTATTCAGGCTCGTGTGATAGATGCTAAAGACATGCCATTTATGAATAAAACTCAGATGACAGAGGAAGAGAGAACGACCTTAGCTATCTGGCTGGCGGATACAAGTCGCCAGTAATTCGAAGCTGTGCTTATTCTGATCTATGGTCAAGGTTCACTTGCCAAAAGGTAATCAAAAGCCTCACTAAGCGAGACTTTTGAGCTTGATATTGACTCGATAGTCTAAAAAAAGCATTAATAGGTCTAGCATTAAAAATAATAAATATAACAGAAAGTTGAACCGATTTTGTTCAGTAATCGATTAAGGTAATGGGTTGTAATATGAATAAACGAGTAATGAAGCATGGCTATAAAGTCGCCGAAAGTTTGTATAACTTTGTCGAGCATGAAGTATTGCCTGGGACTGGTATCGATGCTGAAAATTTTTGGCAGTCATTGGCTGATATATTTACTGAGTTCACCCCGAAAAACCAGCAACTACTCGCTACCCGTGTTCACTTTCAAAAGCAAATTGATGCATGGCATTTAGATAAAAATAATCAGCCGTTTAGCCAAGAGAAGTATCAAGCGTTTTTAGTCGACATTGGCTATATCGTGGCAGAAAAAGAAGATTTTTCTATCACGACGACTTATGTCGACGAAGAGGTTGGTACAGTGGCTGGGCCGCAACTCGTGGTGCCACTAATGAATGCCCGCTTTGCTTTGAATGCGGCAAATGCTCGCTGGGGCAGTTTATATGATGCTCTGTATGGCACTGACGTGATCAGTGATGATCATGGAGCTGAGATCACTAAAAGCTATAATCCTGTGCGCGGCGCAAAAGTACAAGCCTATGCACGACAATTTCTCGATGGCGTGATCCCATTAACCCATGGTAGCCATAACGATGTGATTAGCTACCAAATTGCTGGTGCAAAATTGGTAGTTAATTTGCAAACCGGTGAGCAGGTTAGCTTAGTTGAGCCAGAAAAATTTATTGCATTCAACGGGGATGAACAAAACCCGAGTGCGCTGTTATTTAAGAACCATGGCCTGCATGTAGAAATTAAGATAGACCCGAGTATGCCAGTGGCTAAAACTGATCCTGCATCGGTGGCTGACATTATTTTAGAGTCAGCGCTCAGTGTCATTCAAGATTGCGAAGACTCAATCTCGGCAGTAGATGCTGAAGATAAAACGGCGGTCTATCGTAACTGGTTAGGCTTGATGAAAGGTGATTTAAGTGAAACCTTACAAAAGAAAGGCAAATCGATTACCCGCACCTTAAACCCTGATAGACAATATAAAACGTTAGATAATGAAGCCTTGATCCTACCGGGGCGCAGTTTGCTATTTGTACGCAATGTCGGGCATCTAATGACCAACGATGCTGTCTTGACTCAGCACAATGAGCAAGTCCCTGAAGGGATCTTAGACGGGCTAATTACCACGCTTATCTCATTACACGATCTAAAAGGTAACTCTGCCTATAAAAATTCCCGCCAAGGGAGTGTCTATATTGTTAAGCCTAAGATGCACGGCCCTGATGAAGTAGCATTTAGTAATGCGCTGTTTACCCGTATTGAAGGGTGTTTAGGTTTGGCAACCAATACCATCAAAATGGGGATCATGGATGAAGAGCGTCGTACCTCGGTTAACTTAAAAGAGTGCATTCGCGCCAGTAAAGAAAGAGTTGCCTTTATTAACACAGGCTTTTTAGATAGAACCGGTGATGAGATCCATACCAGCATGTACGCAGGCCCTATGGTACGAAAAGAGCTGATGAAAAATGAAGCGTGGATCAGTGCTTATGAAAACCGCAATGTACGCATTGGCTTGCAAGCTGGATTTAAAGGCAAGGCGCAGATAGGTAAAGGAATGTGGGCGATACCCGATGAGATGGCCAATATGGTTGAAACCAAGATTGGTCATCCAAAATCTGGTGCAAATTGTGCCTGGGTACCGTCACCAACGGCAGCGACGCTGCATGTGTTGCATTACCATCAAGTGAACGTTAACCATGTGCAAGACAACAAGCTTAAGCAGTTTTCAGCTGAAACTTGTGACAGTGAATTAAGCGCTCTGCTAACCATACCGTTATTGAGTCATGCAACTGAATTGACTGCCAATGAAATTCAAAATGAATTAGATAACAATATTCAAGGCTTGCTGGGATATGTGGTTCGTTGGATAGATCAAGGCACAGGTTGTTCAAAAGTACCTGATATTAATAACGTCGGGCGTATGGAAGACAGAGCCACGTTACGAATTTCTAGTCAGCACATCTGTAATTGGCTCCATCATGGATTGTTAACAAGTGAGCAGGTTATCGCATCTTTACAAAAGATGGCCCAAGTGGTCGATAGACAAAATATCACCGATTCAAGCTATGAACCTATGGCAACAAACTTTGATACCAATATAGCGTTTAATGCGGCAATGGATTTGATTTTTAAAGGGAAAGAGCAACCAAGTGGCTATACCGAGCCGCTATTGCATCAAAGAAGAATTGAAGTAAAGGCTCTAAATTAATGTAAGAAGTTGGATATAGATACCATTTTTCATGGTTGAAAAGAGGTAACTTTTATTATCTAATTAACGAAAAATCAGTGACATGCTTTCATGTTGCTGATTTTATCTTTTAATATACATTAATACAGAGTTAACTTTTACAGGGAATTATAGTGGCAAAAGCTAAAGGGTCAGAAGGCAATATTCGACAAAAGAATAAGGCGGTTATTTTCAATGCTGCTAAGAAAGAGTTTGTCACCTACGGCTTTAAAGGTGCATCTATTAAGCGAATCGCCGAACGAGCCAATATTGCCAGGGCAAATATTCATTATTATTTTCAAGATAAAACTGATCTGTATCAGCAACTGCTAAGTAACATCATCGACGTGTGGAACAGAGAGTACGATACTTTGACTGTCGATAAAGAGCCAAAAGAAGCACTTAGTGCTTATATTCGTGCAAAAGTTATGCATTCTAAAGACGATCCTGATTCATCAAGGATCTTCGCTAGTGAATTGATCCATGGCGCCCCAGTATTAAATGACTACCTCAATGGCGATTTCAGAGAATGGTTAGAAAGCCAAGTAAGCGTCATTGAAGCTTGGATCGATCAAGGCTTAATCGATAAGGTTAATCCGCATCACCTGCTATTTCTTATTTGGAGTTCTACCCAGCATTACGCAGATTTTAATGTGCAGGTTGTTGCCGCGTTAGATAAAGAGTCAATGACTGACGATGACTTTGAAGATGTTGTCACCTCGCTGACTCAGATCATCCTCAAAGGTTGTGGGATCAAGTAAGAAGTGCGTTTCGAATACGCAAGCTCACTTCTGAGGACGGCAACAATTCGGCTTTGAGCTTCTGGAGCGTTTCGTTACCAGAACGTTCGCAAGCTTCTAATGAAGCTTAATTTTTTTGCTTCATTTTGCTTCATTTTGCTTCGTTTTTTTCGTTCGCTTCATTTTGCTGATATATCATTGGGTAGCATTTTGAAGGTTAGACCTTCAAGGCTACCAAATCTTCTCTGATTTGGTAGCTCGAAACCGCATCGAAACAGAATATTCCCCCTTCAACATAGCCACCCATAATTCCAGCCGCTTTCTCAAGCACCAACTAAGCTTAAAGTAGTCGCACTTGCATTGAGGTTGTTATGGCTAGACCCAGAAGCACATTAGTCAGTATCGAAGATACACCGTTTTACCACTGTATTTCGAAATGTGTGCGGCAATCCTGGCTCACAGGAGTCGATAAATTTACCGGAAAGTCATATGAGCATCGTCGAGATTGGGTTGAATCAAGAATTCTTGAGTTAGCCGAAGTGTTTGCGATAGATGTAGCAGCTTATGCTGTAATGTCTAACCATCTGCACTTGGTATTGAGAGTCGATATCTTTGAAGCTAATTCATGGACAGATAGAGAGGTGGTAGAGCACTGGCATCAACTGTTCAAAGGCTCTGACATTACTCAGAAGTTTGCTCAAGGAGAGTTAATTGAAAGCTTTGAGGTTGCAGGTCTAAAACACTCTATTGCTCAGTATCGAAGTCGGCTTAGTGATATTAGTTGGTTTATGCGCGCATTGAATGAACCGATTGCCAGGAGAGCGAATAAAGAGGATGGTTGTACTGGGCGATTTTGGGAGGGACGCTTCAAATCCCAAGCTTTATTGGATGAAACTGCGGTTCTGGCTTGTATGGCCTATGTTGACCTCAACCCAATTCGAGCCAAGGTGGCTGAGGCCCCTGAAACCTCTGATTTCACCAGTATTAAAAAACGCATCAAAGCAGCAAGAAAGGGAGAGCAACCCGAAGCACTTTTACCCTTTATTGGCAATGAGCGAAAAGAGATGGTTAAAGGACTCATGTTCAGCGCTAAAGATTACCTGCAATTGGTTGATGAAACAGGACGAATAATCAGAGCCGATAAACGAGGCGCTATTAGCCCAGATTCACAAAAAATACTCAATAGACTCAATATCCCTCAGGAAAACTGGCTGAAACTCACCACCGAATTTAGCCGCTTGTTTAAAGGGCCAGTCGGTACAGTTCAAGAGTTAGGTGTCTATTGCGAGCACTTAGAGCGAAAACGCAGACAAGGGGCAGCTAATTGCCAGAGGTGGCTCTGCAGCAGTTAACAAACCGTTAATGACTTAATAAACGGTACAACTTAAGATAAATAGCAGACCGAATCGAAATTCGGTCTTTTGGCTGCCTTAATCTAAGTGAGTCACCTTGTCATTTATCGATTTTCATCCATTTAGCTTTTACCTAGGCACATTTACCTACAAATATCTCAATCTTAACACTCCTCCCGACAAATCAGATGAAGTGGCAAATCATGGATATGTAAAATGGGTGGCTATGTTTATCTTACTTCAACAAATAGGTTAGCGTCTCAACCACTTGATCAACATTTGTCGCCCAAGCATGTGCTGCGGCGTCTACTTCTTTGAGGGGGTGGATGATATCTTCACTGTGCAGAGTGATGTAGGGTTTGCTGAGTGCAGCACAGTAGCCTGCATCAAAAGCGGCATTCCACTGTTTGTATTTGTCGCCAAAACGGATAATGGCGATATCACAAGCTTCAATCATGGTTTTGGTTCTAATCGCATTCACTTTTGCTGAGCGATGATCGCGCCAAAAACCTTGGCCTTCATCAGTATTGGCTTGCTTGAGTTGATCGCCGGCGCTGTCGCTCTGGTCGTGATCGGTAACGGCTGATGAGAAGACGATATTCAGATCGAGTTTCTGACAGGCTTGAATGATCTGCGCACGCCAATCGCTGTGGATCTCTCCAGAGAGGTAAACATTTAATTGCATCTTGACTCCTATGCTTTGATTTTTGTTTAGTTGTTATTTTTTTTAAGCACTGCGTGTTTCTTTTGCTCGTACTAACACTCGATCTGGATCAGATAAATCCAGTAACGAGAGTACCTGCAAAACAGGTAATTCTCTAGCCATCTTTAATGCTAAGGGGATATAAAGATGGCTTAGCATTAAAGATTGAAATAGCTCGCGAGCCCTTGCTCTTCGGCGAGTTTCGCCGCGACGGAAGCGACGGCTAAATCTTGCAGCCCTACACCGGTGCCATCGAATAGGGTGATCTCATCATCACTTGTACGTCCAATTTGAGTACCATTGATGACTTCTCCGATGGGAATGATGTCTGCTTGGTTAATTAAACCTGCCTTGATAGCATGCTGCGCTTCACCTAAGGTAATTGACTGAGCTAGCTCGTCGGTAAACACTCTCGCTGATGCAAAAATATTGGCATCAACTTCCTGTTTCCCTATGGTATCAGTGCCCATACAGGCGATATGAGTACCAGGTTTTATCCAGTTGGTATCAATTAAGGCTTCAAATGCAGAGGTGATGGTAATGATCACATCTGCCTGAGCACACAGGACTTCACGGCTAACAGATTCAAATGGGAGCGATAATTCATCACATATCACGGCCAGCCTGGTTAAGTTTTCTGGCTCCTTGTTCCATGCGATCACCTTTTCAAAATCACGCTGTTCTAATGCGGCGCGCAGTTGGAATGTTGACTGATGGCCAGCGCCAATAAGCCCCAGTACTTTTGAATCATGTCTTGCTAAATGGGCAATAGAAACGGCTGATGAGGCAGCGGTACGAATTGCAGTTAAATAGTTACCGCCTACCAGCGAGCGTAACTTACCCGTGTCGGGGTCAAACAAGATCACTGTCGACTGATGGTTAGTCAGATCTTTTTGAATATTCCCAGGCCAATACCCGCCAGACTTTAGTCCCAACACCATACCGTCACGGTCAAAGCCTGATTTAAAACCATATAGCGCATCAGCGTGGCCGATGGCTTCGCGGATAACAGGGAAGTTATAAGCACTGTTTTTAGCCATGGCGGAAAACACGTTTTCTACTGCACTAAAGGCCTCTGTGCGGCCCATGATCTGTTGACACACAGCTTCAGAGACAACACTGACGCCTTTACTGGTATTTTGGTTTGAATTAGTCATCGAATACTTCCTAAATTATGGGGAAACCCTGGTTTGCATATAAGGGTGAATTAAGGCTTTTATGTTAAAACTGACGTTATCTCTGTATAGATGGAAAAAGCTCCCACAGGCGAGTCTAAAAGGCGGTCATACTTCAAGAATGCACCGGTTTACACAGGAGCAAAGCGTAGCTGGGAACTAATACCAATTGGTATATGAAGCAATGGAAAACCTTTTACACTCGCACAGTGAGAGAAACGTGAAACTGTTTAATGTTACTTATCCATCTATTTAACCGTTTATCGGTTGTGTTACCTTTTTGTCATCATCAGCCTTAAAGTGTGAGGCTTAGTAAGCTTTACCACGGGCAGAAATTGGCCATAGTGTTTCAACTTTACCGTTGCGCACTCCGACATAGTAATCATGAACATTACAGGTTGGATCGCAGTGACCCGGTACTAGCTTAAGCTTGTCGTTGATTTTTAGTGCGCCATTAGGATCTGAGATAACCCCGTGCTCATCAGAACATTTAATGTATTCAACATCATCACGACCGAAGATATAAGGTAAGCCACTGTCGACCGATTGCGCTTTAAGCCCTGCATCACAAATCGCTTTGTCTGTTTTGGTATGGCTCATCACAGAGGTTAAGATGAAAAGCGAGTTTTCAAATTCAGAGATTTTTTTGCCGTCTTTATCATGAATACGTTGATAATCAGCGTCCATAAAGGCGTAAGAGCCACACTGTAGTTCATTGAAGACTCCAGAGCTGCCTTCAAAGTAGTAGGAGCCTGTTCCGCCGCCACCAACGATGTCACACTCTAGACCTTCAGCTTTTAGCATTTCAATCGTGCGAGCAACCATGTTGCAGGCGATATCAATTTTCTCTTTTCGCTCAAGAAAATTTTCCATGTGCTGCATCGCACCTTGATACGCCTGAATACCCGCAAACTTAAGTCCAGGTGTCGCTGCAATAGCTTTGGCGATATCAACAACAGGTTGACCTTCAGATACACCACAACGACCTGCGCCGCAATCTATCTCAACCAGACACTCGATTTCAGTATTATGCTTCTTAACGGCCGCGGCTAGCTCGGCAACATTATCAATATCATCAACACAACAAAGCGTACGGGCACCCAATTTAGGTAGACGGGCTAAACGGTCAATTTTTGCAGGATCTCGTACTTGGTTTGAAACCAACACATCTTTAATGCCTCCGCGAGCAAATACTTCTGCTTCAGATACCTTTTGACAACACACGCCGCAGCTATCACCGAGTTGTTCTTGCAATAGGGCGATATCGACAGATTTATGCATCTTGCCATGGACGCGGTGACGAACACCCATCTCTTTAGCAAGTTGTCCCATCGTTTTTATATTGCGCTCTAGTGCATCAAGATCAACCACTAAGCAAGGTGTTTGGATATCCGCTTCATCCATTCCGGGCAGTGCAGGTACGTCATAACCCACTTCTAAATCATTTGTTAGTGTCATGTTTATCTCCAAACATCAATTGTTATTAATATACTGATAGGTTCTAGGTTCTAGGTTCTAGTTGTTCATCCAAGGGAGCTTATCTAAATCGACATTGCCGCCAGTGATAATGATCCCAACACGCTTGCCTTTGAACAGTTCTGGGTTCTTCAAAATTGTGGCGAGGGTCACGGCGCTGCTTGGCTCGATAACGAGCTTCATACGCAACCAAACCAGTTTCATCGCCGCGACAATTTCATCTTCGGTGGCCGTTAAAATATCGGTTACATGGTTTTTCACAAAGTGCCAAGTCAGGTCTTTTAAGGGGACTTTTAGCCCATCGGCGACGGTATTAGGGGCATCGTCGGCAATAATGTACCCAGCTCTAAAAGAACGGGCTGCATCATCAGCATTAAGCGGCTCTGCGGCATATATTTTTACATCGGGGGCGATTGTCGATAAGGTTAAACAAGTGCCAGAGATCATGCCGCCTCCACCGATAGGGGCGATGACAATATCGAGGTTATCGACTTGATCAATTAACTCTTTCGAGCAAGTCGCCTGACCGGCTATCACCCGTGGATCGTTATAAGGGTGAACAAAATCAGCACCTGATTTGGCCACCACTTGTTCGAACACCGCTTCACGTGAGCTAGTAGAAGGTTCACATTCGACAATGGTGCCGCCATAACCGATAACAGCATCTTTTTTTGCCTGAGGCGCGG
Proteins encoded:
- a CDS encoding malate synthase G, with protein sequence MNKRVMKHGYKVAESLYNFVEHEVLPGTGIDAENFWQSLADIFTEFTPKNQQLLATRVHFQKQIDAWHLDKNNQPFSQEKYQAFLVDIGYIVAEKEDFSITTTYVDEEVGTVAGPQLVVPLMNARFALNAANARWGSLYDALYGTDVISDDHGAEITKSYNPVRGAKVQAYARQFLDGVIPLTHGSHNDVISYQIAGAKLVVNLQTGEQVSLVEPEKFIAFNGDEQNPSALLFKNHGLHVEIKIDPSMPVAKTDPASVADIILESALSVIQDCEDSISAVDAEDKTAVYRNWLGLMKGDLSETLQKKGKSITRTLNPDRQYKTLDNEALILPGRSLLFVRNVGHLMTNDAVLTQHNEQVPEGILDGLITTLISLHDLKGNSAYKNSRQGSVYIVKPKMHGPDEVAFSNALFTRIEGCLGLATNTIKMGIMDEERRTSVNLKECIRASKERVAFINTGFLDRTGDEIHTSMYAGPMVRKELMKNEAWISAYENRNVRIGLQAGFKGKAQIGKGMWAIPDEMANMVETKIGHPKSGANCAWVPSPTAATLHVLHYHQVNVNHVQDNKLKQFSAETCDSELSALLTIPLLSHATELTANEIQNELDNNIQGLLGYVVRWIDQGTGCSKVPDINNVGRMEDRATLRISSQHICNWLHHGLLTSEQVIASLQKMAQVVDRQNITDSSYEPMATNFDTNIAFNAAMDLIFKGKEQPSGYTEPLLHQRRIEVKALN
- a CDS encoding TetR/AcrR family transcriptional regulator, encoding MAKAKGSEGNIRQKNKAVIFNAAKKEFVTYGFKGASIKRIAERANIARANIHYYFQDKTDLYQQLLSNIIDVWNREYDTLTVDKEPKEALSAYIRAKVMHSKDDPDSSRIFASELIHGAPVLNDYLNGDFREWLESQVSVIEAWIDQGLIDKVNPHHLLFLIWSSTQHYADFNVQVVAALDKESMTDDDFEDVVTSLTQIILKGCGIK
- a CDS encoding transposase → MARPRSTLVSIEDTPFYHCISKCVRQSWLTGVDKFTGKSYEHRRDWVESRILELAEVFAIDVAAYAVMSNHLHLVLRVDIFEANSWTDREVVEHWHQLFKGSDITQKFAQGELIESFEVAGLKHSIAQYRSRLSDISWFMRALNEPIARRANKEDGCTGRFWEGRFKSQALLDETAVLACMAYVDLNPIRAKVAEAPETSDFTSIKKRIKAARKGEQPEALLPFIGNERKEMVKGLMFSAKDYLQLVDETGRIIRADKRGAISPDSQKILNRLNIPQENWLKLTTEFSRLFKGPVGTVQELGVYCEHLERKRRQGAANCQRWLCSS
- a CDS encoding YtoQ family protein; the encoded protein is MQLNVYLSGEIHSDWRAQIIQACQKLDLNIVFSSAVTDHDQSDSAGDQLKQANTDEGQGFWRDHRSAKVNAIRTKTMIEACDIAIIRFGDKYKQWNAAFDAGYCAALSKPYITLHSEDIIHPLKEVDAAAHAWATNVDQVVETLTYLLK
- the bhcD gene encoding iminosuccinate reductase BhcD, with the translated sequence MTNSNQNTSKGVSVVSEAVCQQIMGRTEAFSAVENVFSAMAKNSAYNFPVIREAIGHADALYGFKSGFDRDGMVLGLKSGGYWPGNIQKDLTNHQSTVILFDPDTGKLRSLVGGNYLTAIRTAASSAVSIAHLARHDSKVLGLIGAGHQSTFQLRAALEQRDFEKVIAWNKEPENLTRLAVICDELSLPFESVSREVLCAQADVIITITSAFEALIDTNWIKPGTHIACMGTDTIGKQEVDANIFASARVFTDELAQSITLGEAQHAIKAGLINQADIIPIGEVINGTQIGRTSDDEITLFDGTGVGLQDLAVASVAAKLAEEQGLASYFNL
- the bhcC gene encoding 3-hydroxy-D-aspartate aldolase BhcC codes for the protein MTLTNDLEVGYDVPALPGMDEADIQTPCLVVDLDALERNIKTMGQLAKEMGVRHRVHGKMHKSVDIALLQEQLGDSCGVCCQKVSEAEVFARGGIKDVLVSNQVRDPAKIDRLARLPKLGARTLCCVDDIDNVAELAAAVKKHNTEIECLVEIDCGAGRCGVSEGQPVVDIAKAIAATPGLKFAGIQAYQGAMQHMENFLERKEKIDIACNMVARTIEMLKAEGLECDIVGGGGTGSYYFEGSSGVFNELQCGSYAFMDADYQRIHDKDGKKISEFENSLFILTSVMSHTKTDKAICDAGLKAQSVDSGLPYIFGRDDVEYIKCSDEHGVISDPNGALKINDKLKLVPGHCDPTCNVHDYYVGVRNGKVETLWPISARGKAY